A region from the Prevotella melaninogenica genome encodes:
- the glpA gene encoding anaerobic glycerol-3-phosphate dehydrogenase subunit A: MSSVLNKDYDVIIIGGGVTGAGTARDCAMRGLRVLLVEKYDFSNGATGRNHGLLHSGARYAVTDPESASECIKENMILRRIAHHCIEATDGLFITLPEDDIQYQKTFVESCQEAGISANIISPEEARRIEPSVNPDLIGAVRVPDASIDPFHLTTANVLDAHRHGADILTYQQVVGLVLNNGRVEGVRLRNNHTAEESEVRSRIVINAAGIWGHEIVKMAGIKVNMFPAKGTLLIFGHRVNNMVINRCRKPANADILVPDDAVCVIGTTSDRVAYDTIDDLKITQEEVDVLIKEGEKLAPSLATTRILRAYAGVRPLVAADNDPSGRSISRGIICLDHEKRDGLAGLITITGGKMMTYRLMAEIATDLACKKLGIEAVCQTATLPLPGSEGQDTDNKHHTYSTAHYAAKGRQGYRVQEIPNQSAEDRSLVCECEEVSVGEVKYAMEKLHVHDLLNLRRRTRVGMGTCQGELCACRAAGVMCDAGDEAEKTLTDLHDFINERWKGMQPVAWGSTLDEAQLTAAIYQGLLGLRN, encoded by the coding sequence ATGAGCAGCGTATTAAACAAAGATTACGATGTGATTATCATCGGTGGAGGTGTTACAGGCGCTGGTACAGCACGCGACTGTGCTATGCGTGGACTACGTGTGCTTCTTGTAGAGAAGTACGACTTCAGTAATGGTGCCACGGGTCGCAATCATGGCTTACTCCATAGTGGAGCACGCTATGCAGTGACCGACCCAGAGTCAGCCTCCGAGTGCATCAAAGAGAATATGATACTCCGTCGAATTGCTCATCATTGCATAGAAGCAACTGATGGACTGTTTATTACACTGCCAGAAGACGACATACAATACCAGAAAACATTCGTAGAGTCCTGCCAAGAAGCAGGTATAAGTGCTAACATTATTTCACCTGAAGAAGCACGTCGCATAGAGCCATCAGTCAATCCCGACTTGATTGGCGCTGTGCGAGTGCCAGATGCTTCCATTGATCCCTTCCATCTTACGACGGCTAATGTTCTTGATGCTCATCGTCATGGAGCTGATATCCTAACCTATCAGCAGGTGGTAGGACTCGTTTTAAACAATGGTCGTGTGGAAGGCGTTCGTCTCCGCAATAATCATACAGCCGAAGAAAGCGAAGTTCGCAGTCGTATCGTTATCAATGCGGCTGGCATTTGGGGACATGAAATCGTCAAGATGGCAGGTATCAAGGTTAATATGTTTCCTGCTAAAGGTACGCTTCTCATCTTCGGTCACCGTGTTAACAACATGGTTATCAATCGTTGCCGTAAGCCTGCAAACGCAGATATCCTCGTTCCAGACGATGCTGTATGCGTCATTGGAACAACCAGCGACCGCGTAGCTTATGACACAATTGACGACCTAAAGATTACACAAGAAGAGGTAGACGTATTGATAAAGGAGGGAGAGAAACTTGCTCCGAGCCTTGCAACGACACGTATCCTTCGTGCTTACGCTGGTGTCCGACCACTTGTTGCTGCTGACAACGACCCATCAGGACGTAGCATCAGCCGTGGTATCATCTGCTTAGATCATGAGAAACGAGATGGGTTAGCAGGACTTATCACGATTACTGGTGGTAAGATGATGACCTACCGACTCATGGCTGAGATAGCAACCGACCTCGCTTGTAAGAAATTAGGTATAGAAGCTGTATGCCAAACAGCCACCCTTCCACTTCCCGGAAGTGAAGGACAAGACACTGACAACAAGCATCATACCTATTCAACTGCCCACTATGCGGCTAAAGGTAGACAAGGTTATCGTGTGCAGGAAATACCCAATCAGAGTGCAGAAGACCGCTCCTTGGTTTGCGAATGTGAGGAAGTGAGTGTCGGTGAAGTAAAATATGCAATGGAGAAGTTGCACGTTCATGACCTTCTCAACCTGCGTCGCCGTACCCGAGTGGGTATGGGAACCTGTCAAGGAGAACTTTGTGCATGTCGAGCAGCTGGTGTAATGTGTGATGCAGGAGACGAAGCAGAGAAAACATTAACCGATCTCCACGACTTCATCAACGAACGGTGGAAAGGTATGCAACCCGTTGCTTGGGGCAGCACACTTGACGAAGCACAGCTTACAGCAGCTATCTATCAGGGCTTGTTAGGACTAAGAAACTGA
- the glpB gene encoding glycerol-3-phosphate dehydrogenase subunit GlpB codes for MRYDTIIIGGGLSGLTAGITLASAGKRVCIVSAGQNSLHFNSGSFDLLGYDNNGKVVEHPLEAIAALNDQHPYKKIGVERIGLLADKAKALLNEVGVKTTGDSTQNHYRFTPLGTTKPAWLTTEGYAVSQQKDTLPWKSVELLNIQGFLDLPTAFIAANLKKHGVACQVKSFTTEELSRVRKSPTEMRATNIAKVLSDKLALRKVADRINAISGEVEALLLPAVLGFSDNESLNELKNMVKKSIEFLATLPPSVSGVRTTHLLKQLFSRLGGTILVGDTANSGIFEGNRLVSITTENLPDETLYADEFILASGSFMSHGLQSNYQHVFEPVFNLDVDAAEARSEWTKEDSFEAQPYMEYGVQTDKDFHAIKDGKTISNLFVIGSLLSGHNNIKLADGTGVSLLTALQVAETIIERK; via the coding sequence ATGAGATACGATACTATTATAATAGGTGGCGGACTCAGCGGACTCACTGCTGGTATCACACTGGCAAGCGCAGGTAAACGTGTTTGTATTGTGTCAGCAGGACAAAACAGTCTGCATTTCAATTCGGGTTCGTTCGACCTGCTTGGCTATGATAACAATGGAAAGGTGGTTGAACATCCGTTGGAAGCGATTGCAGCGCTAAACGACCAGCATCCTTACAAGAAGATTGGAGTTGAGAGAATCGGACTCCTTGCCGATAAAGCAAAGGCTTTATTAAATGAAGTTGGCGTAAAGACGACTGGCGATAGCACACAGAATCATTATCGTTTTACTCCATTAGGAACCACAAAACCTGCATGGCTGACAACAGAGGGCTATGCTGTGAGCCAGCAAAAGGATACTCTCCCTTGGAAAAGTGTAGAACTCTTGAATATACAAGGTTTCTTAGATTTACCAACAGCGTTCATCGCTGCGAATCTTAAGAAGCACGGAGTAGCTTGTCAGGTAAAGTCTTTTACTACCGAAGAGTTGAGCCGTGTGAGGAAAAGTCCTACTGAAATGCGCGCTACCAACATAGCCAAAGTACTATCAGACAAGCTCGCCTTGCGCAAAGTTGCTGACCGTATCAACGCTATCAGTGGAGAGGTAGAAGCACTCTTGCTACCTGCAGTCTTGGGTTTCAGCGATAATGAGAGTCTCAACGAACTAAAGAATATGGTCAAGAAGTCTATTGAGTTTCTTGCAACCCTTCCTCCTTCGGTATCGGGCGTACGAACTACTCACCTCTTGAAGCAACTCTTCAGCCGTTTAGGTGGAACGATATTGGTGGGAGATACAGCTAATAGTGGTATCTTTGAAGGGAATCGCCTCGTGTCTATCACAACCGAAAACCTCCCTGATGAGACACTTTATGCAGACGAATTCATCCTCGCTTCGGGTTCATTCATGAGCCACGGACTGCAGAGTAATTATCAACACGTATTCGAACCAGTCTTCAATCTTGATGTTGATGCTGCAGAAGCACGAAGCGAATGGACAAAGGAAGACTCGTTCGAAGCACAGCCTTACATGGAATATGGTGTGCAGACAGACAAAGACTTCCACGCTATAAAAGACGGAAAAACTATCAGCAACCTCTTTGTCATTGGTTCCCTATTGAGCGGACATAATAATATTAAACTCGCTGATGGTACTGGTGTTTCACTCTTGACTGCCCTTCAGGTAGCCGAAACAATAATAGAAAGGAAATAA
- the glpC gene encoding anaerobic glycerol-3-phosphate dehydrogenase subunit GlpC → MPEGIQLKNISGNNLEQCLKCSICTAYCPVSAVEPEYPGPKHSGPDLERYRLKDKKFFDDALKMCLNCKRCEVACPSGVRIADIIQASRIKYSTHGPILRDRMLANTDFVGTMANMVAPIVNTTLGLKPVKAVLHSVMGVDKHRSFPAYSSQKFETWYKRNAAKEQDNYKKHVSYFHGCYVNYNFPQLGKDLVKIMNAVGYGVHLLEKEKCCGVALIANGLSNQARKQGEVNINSVRQAAKQNRVVLTTSSTCTFTMRDEYEHLLDIKVDDVKENITLATRFLYRLIESGDIKLAFRKDFKMHAAYHSACHMEKMGWVVYSTELLKMIPGLKLTMLDSQCCGIAGTYGFKKENYERSQQIGSGVFKQIKDVNPDYVTTDCETCKWQIEMSTGYDVKNPISILAEALDVEETRKLNGIE, encoded by the coding sequence ATGCCAGAAGGAATACAACTAAAGAATATCAGCGGTAATAACTTGGAACAATGCTTAAAGTGTTCCATCTGTACAGCCTACTGCCCTGTGTCTGCAGTGGAGCCAGAATACCCCGGTCCGAAACATTCAGGACCTGATTTGGAACGCTACCGTCTCAAGGACAAGAAGTTCTTTGACGATGCGTTGAAGATGTGTCTGAACTGTAAGCGCTGCGAAGTTGCCTGTCCTTCAGGTGTTCGCATTGCTGACATCATTCAGGCTTCACGCATCAAATACAGTACACACGGACCTATCCTGCGTGATAGAATGTTGGCAAATACCGACTTCGTGGGTACGATGGCGAATATGGTTGCACCGATTGTCAACACCACCTTGGGACTGAAGCCTGTCAAGGCTGTGCTCCACAGTGTGATGGGTGTTGACAAACATCGTAGTTTCCCAGCCTATAGCAGTCAGAAGTTTGAGACATGGTACAAGCGTAATGCAGCCAAAGAACAAGACAATTATAAGAAACACGTAAGCTACTTCCACGGCTGTTATGTCAATTATAACTTCCCACAGTTGGGCAAAGACCTTGTAAAGATTATGAATGCGGTCGGTTATGGTGTCCACCTGTTAGAGAAAGAGAAATGTTGTGGCGTAGCATTGATTGCTAACGGACTCAGTAATCAGGCGCGAAAGCAGGGAGAAGTGAACATTAACTCTGTTCGTCAGGCAGCAAAGCAGAACCGAGTTGTCCTCACAACAAGTTCTACCTGCACCTTTACGATGCGTGACGAATATGAGCATCTATTAGATATAAAGGTCGATGATGTGAAGGAAAACATCACACTTGCTACTCGATTCCTCTATCGTCTGATAGAAAGTGGAGATATAAAACTTGCTTTCCGCAAGGATTTCAAGATGCACGCAGCCTACCATTCAGCTTGTCATATGGAGAAGATGGGCTGGGTTGTCTACAGTACAGAGCTACTGAAGATGATTCCGGGACTGAAACTTACAATGCTTGACTCCCAATGTTGCGGTATTGCCGGTACTTACGGATTCAAGAAAGAGAACTATGAACGCTCGCAGCAGATTGGCTCTGGAGTCTTCAAACAGATAAAGGATGTAAACCCAGACTACGTCACTACCGACTGCGAGACCTGTAAATGGCAGATTGAAATGTCAACAGGGTATGATGTAAAGAACCCTATCTCTATCCTTGCCGAAGCCTTGGATGTTGAGGAAACAAGGAAGTTAAATGGCATAGAATAG
- the glpK gene encoding glycerol kinase GlpK produces MEKKFILALDQGTTSSRAIVFDHNGQIKSVAQKEFTQYFPQPGWVEHNPNEIWSSQASVIAEAISAIDINGLDIAGIGITNQRETTIVWDVDTEEPIYNAIVWQDRRTSEFCDELKAQDLTDKIHEKTGLIIDAYFSGTKIKWILDNVPGARKRAEMGKLRFGNVDSWLVWRLTRGEVHVTDVSNASRTMLFNIHDLKWDEELMTLLDIPMSMMPAVKSSSEVYGHTKTTIFAHEVPISGIAGDQQAALFGQMCIEPGSIKNTYGTGCFVMLNTGNKPVMSKNNLLTTIAWKIGDNVVYALEGSIYVGGSVVQWLRDGLGFITSSSEIEDLASTVPDSGGVYFVPALTGLAAPYWDQYARGTIIGITRGTTRAHIARAALDGIAFQTYDIAQAMAKDMNASLTELKVDGGASRNNLLMQTQADLLGIKVVRPRITETTALGAAYLAGLAVGFWKNINDIKNQWQVERCFEPIADSDTVEAAKAGWADAVDRTLTKR; encoded by the coding sequence ATGGAGAAGAAATTCATCTTAGCCCTCGATCAAGGAACAACAAGTTCAAGAGCCATCGTCTTTGACCACAACGGACAAATAAAGTCTGTAGCACAGAAAGAGTTTACACAGTATTTCCCACAACCGGGATGGGTAGAGCATAACCCAAACGAAATATGGTCTTCACAGGCTTCTGTTATCGCTGAGGCTATCTCTGCCATTGATATTAACGGTCTTGATATCGCAGGTATTGGTATTACTAACCAGCGCGAAACCACTATCGTGTGGGATGTTGACACCGAAGAACCTATCTATAACGCCATTGTATGGCAGGACCGCCGTACTTCTGAGTTCTGTGATGAGCTGAAAGCACAGGACTTGACGGACAAGATTCATGAGAAAACAGGTCTCATTATTGATGCTTATTTCAGCGGAACAAAAATCAAGTGGATTCTTGATAACGTTCCCGGCGCACGCAAACGTGCCGAGATGGGTAAGCTCCGCTTCGGTAACGTTGACTCATGGTTGGTATGGCGATTGACCCGTGGAGAGGTGCATGTAACAGACGTTTCGAATGCTTCTCGTACCATGCTCTTCAACATTCACGACCTGAAATGGGACGAGGAACTAATGACGTTGCTTGACATTCCAATGTCTATGATGCCTGCTGTAAAATCAAGTTCAGAGGTTTATGGTCACACCAAGACAACTATCTTCGCTCACGAAGTGCCTATCTCTGGTATTGCTGGTGACCAACAGGCAGCTCTCTTTGGTCAGATGTGCATTGAGCCGGGCTCTATCAAGAATACATACGGTACTGGCTGCTTCGTAATGCTGAATACTGGTAACAAGCCTGTTATGTCTAAGAATAACCTACTGACCACTATTGCTTGGAAAATTGGTGATAATGTAGTCTACGCTTTGGAAGGTTCTATCTATGTAGGTGGCTCTGTTGTGCAATGGTTGCGTGATGGATTAGGTTTCATCACCTCGTCATCAGAGATAGAAGACTTAGCCTCAACCGTACCAGACAGTGGTGGCGTTTACTTCGTTCCTGCCTTAACAGGTCTTGCAGCTCCCTACTGGGACCAGTATGCTCGTGGTACAATTATTGGCATAACACGTGGTACGACACGTGCACATATCGCTCGTGCTGCCCTTGATGGTATTGCTTTCCAGACTTACGACATTGCTCAAGCAATGGCAAAGGATATGAATGCTTCGCTTACTGAGTTAAAAGTCGATGGTGGTGCATCACGCAATAACCTTTTGATGCAGACTCAAGCAGACCTTCTTGGCATTAAGGTTGTTCGTCCACGTATCACCGAGACAACCGCTTTAGGTGCTGCTTATCTTGCAGGTCTGGCTGTTGGCTTCTGGAAGAATATCAACGATATTAAGAACCAATGGCAGGTTGAACGTTGCTTTGAACCTATTGCTGACAGCGATACTGTCGAAGCAGCTAAAGCAGGTTGGGCTGATGCCGTTGACAGAACACTGACCAAAAGATAA
- a CDS encoding MIP/aquaporin family protein, translating to MEYSMTTQFFMELLGTLILVLFGDGVCACVTLNKSKGQNSGWIVITIAWGLAVCMGVLVAGPYTGAHLNPAVSAGLAAAGMFPWSSVPIYAAGQMIGGVLGAILVWIFYKDHYDATDSDAAKLGTFCTAPAIRNYKLNFLCEVIATLVLVFIIISFSSKGNCCDPKNFKFGLAALGPIPVTLLIIALGMSLGGPTGYAMNPARDLSPRIAHALCMKGDNDWAYAWVPVLGPMVGGIIAGLCGAALLQL from the coding sequence ATGGAATATTCAATGACAACACAGTTCTTCATGGAACTATTAGGAACACTGATTTTGGTGCTTTTCGGAGATGGTGTTTGTGCTTGTGTAACGCTGAACAAGAGTAAAGGACAGAACTCGGGATGGATTGTTATCACCATTGCGTGGGGTCTCGCAGTATGTATGGGTGTGCTTGTTGCAGGTCCTTATACGGGTGCTCATCTTAACCCAGCAGTATCAGCTGGCTTAGCTGCAGCAGGTATGTTCCCTTGGAGTTCAGTACCAATCTATGCCGCTGGACAAATGATTGGCGGTGTCTTAGGTGCTATCCTCGTATGGATTTTCTACAAAGACCACTACGATGCAACCGACAGTGATGCTGCGAAGCTTGGTACTTTCTGCACCGCTCCAGCTATCCGCAACTATAAATTGAACTTCCTCTGTGAGGTGATTGCGACATTAGTACTTGTCTTTATCATCATCAGTTTCAGTTCAAAGGGTAACTGCTGTGACCCTAAAAACTTCAAGTTCGGGCTTGCAGCTCTCGGTCCTATCCCTGTTACGCTGCTGATTATTGCACTCGGAATGTCACTCGGTGGTCCAACTGGATATGCTATGAATCCTGCTCGTGACCTATCACCACGTATCGCTCATGCCCTTTGCATGAAGGGCGACAACGATTGGGCATATGCTTGGGTACCTGTTCTCGGTCCGATGGTTGGCGGTATTATTGCAGGACTCTGCGGTGCTGCCCTCCTCCAATTATAA
- a CDS encoding HAD family hydrolase → MKNFKRTLQLVAVFLFIGAIQLSAQTYKYQKIVGFTDATNAKLEAFLQSTISMNIRKVAVFDCDGTLFGQVPYYLAEEALYEYARRNYAGKKDAKSVEKFKLVDKMIKEDAISRERDRIKFLSGLTPEEVQRIGDDCFHEKYQNKFYPQMKALLANLRNYGFETWVISASPELLYQRFCVEELGFQEDRVIGVKSLVTMSGVVTDQIVFPSPQDEGKAEVIRTFIKTRPLFAAGNSRGDMEMMNTSVGLKLILNPDDKTPQKVMGGKTVKQYWAADPNCITEYTRDVIEGNYNWACDEYNVKQNAATDVSDPAVVIY, encoded by the coding sequence ATGAAGAATTTTAAAAGAACCCTTCAACTCGTAGCTGTATTCCTTTTCATTGGTGCAATACAGCTTTCAGCACAGACCTACAAGTATCAGAAGATTGTAGGATTCACTGATGCTACCAACGCAAAACTTGAGGCTTTCCTCCAGTCAACTATCTCAATGAACATCCGTAAGGTGGCTGTCTTCGATTGTGACGGAACCCTCTTCGGTCAGGTTCCTTACTATCTTGCAGAGGAAGCTCTCTACGAATACGCTCGTCGCAACTATGCTGGCAAGAAGGATGCTAAGTCTGTTGAGAAGTTCAAGTTAGTTGACAAGATGATAAAAGAGGATGCTATCAGTCGTGAGCGCGACCGTATTAAGTTCCTCAGTGGTCTTACTCCAGAAGAGGTACAGCGTATTGGCGATGATTGTTTCCACGAGAAGTATCAGAATAAGTTCTATCCTCAGATGAAGGCATTGCTTGCCAACCTTCGCAACTATGGTTTCGAGACATGGGTCATCTCTGCTTCTCCAGAGTTACTCTACCAGCGTTTCTGTGTTGAAGAACTCGGATTCCAAGAGGATCGTGTAATTGGTGTGAAGTCACTTGTTACGATGAGCGGTGTCGTTACTGACCAGATTGTATTCCCTTCACCACAAGACGAGGGCAAGGCTGAGGTTATAAGAACCTTTATCAAGACTCGTCCACTCTTCGCAGCAGGCAACAGTCGCGGCGATATGGAGATGATGAACACTTCTGTGGGTCTGAAACTCATTCTTAATCCTGATGACAAGACACCACAGAAGGTGATGGGTGGCAAGACTGTTAAGCAGTATTGGGCAGCTGATCCTAACTGTATTACAGAGTACACACGTGACGTTATCGAAGGAAACTATAACTGGGCATGTGATGAATACAACGTAAAACAGAACGCTGCTACAGATGTTTCTGATCCAGCCGTTGTTATCTATTAA
- a CDS encoding hydrogen peroxide-inducible genes activator — MTLQQLEYVMAVYRLKHFAKAADDCNVTQPTLSSMIQKLEDELGVKIFDRKRQPIQPTQAGMKVIEEAWKVLTRAKKLKQVIDEERQVLTGTFEVGVLPTIAPYLIPRFFPQLMNEHPEMDVRITEMKTEEMRRALRRGDIDAGILARVDGLEEMDCTPLYREQFFAYVAESDPLFEKKFIRPADLSGEYLWLLDEGHCFRDQLVKFCQLKSAALSKKSYNLGSIETFMRIVEHGKGVTFIPQLALSQLTKEQHHLVRPFAYPVPSREIILMTSPNFIRHRLLRMLADRIKESLPDGFQS; from the coding sequence ATGACACTACAACAATTAGAATATGTAATGGCAGTTTATCGGCTCAAACATTTTGCAAAGGCAGCCGATGATTGCAACGTCACACAGCCAACACTTAGTTCGATGATTCAAAAATTGGAGGACGAATTAGGTGTGAAAATCTTTGATCGTAAGCGTCAGCCTATACAGCCAACACAAGCGGGAATGAAGGTGATAGAGGAGGCTTGGAAGGTGCTTACACGTGCAAAGAAACTCAAGCAAGTCATTGACGAGGAACGTCAGGTGCTTACGGGTACCTTTGAAGTAGGAGTTTTGCCAACCATCGCACCTTACCTTATTCCACGTTTCTTCCCTCAGTTGATGAACGAACACCCAGAGATGGATGTGCGAATTACGGAGATGAAGACTGAGGAGATGCGCAGAGCGCTCCGTCGGGGCGATATAGATGCTGGAATCTTAGCACGTGTTGACGGACTGGAAGAGATGGATTGCACACCGCTCTATCGCGAACAGTTCTTTGCTTACGTAGCAGAAAGCGACCCATTGTTTGAGAAGAAGTTTATTCGTCCTGCTGACTTGTCGGGAGAGTACCTGTGGTTGTTGGACGAAGGACATTGTTTCCGTGACCAGTTGGTGAAGTTTTGCCAGCTAAAGTCGGCTGCATTGAGCAAGAAGAGTTATAACTTAGGAAGCATAGAAACCTTTATGCGCATCGTAGAGCATGGTAAGGGAGTTACTTTTATACCACAGCTTGCGCTCTCACAGCTCACAAAGGAGCAGCATCATTTGGTACGTCCTTTTGCTTATCCAGTGCCTTCTCGTGAAATTATTCTTATGACTTCGCCTAACTTCATTCGTCATAGGTTGCTCCGTATGCTTGCAGATAGGATTAAAGAATCCTTACCAGATGGTTTCCAAAGCTAA
- the ahpC gene encoding alkyl hydroperoxide reductase subunit C, with protein sequence MEPIINAHAPEFTVQAFQDGQFKTVSSKDIEGKWALFFFYPADFTFVCPTELEDLADKYEQLKGLGVEVFSVSTDTHFVHKAWHDASETIRKIKYTMLADPTGVLSRGFGVYKEDEGVAYRGTFLVNPEGLVKIAEIQDNSIGRNADELVRKVEAALFVASHDGEVCPAKWKKGGETLKPSIDLVGKL encoded by the coding sequence ATGGAACCAATTATCAATGCACACGCACCAGAGTTTACCGTTCAGGCTTTTCAGGACGGACAGTTTAAGACCGTTTCAAGCAAGGATATTGAGGGCAAATGGGCACTCTTCTTCTTCTATCCAGCTGACTTCACTTTCGTATGTCCTACAGAGTTGGAGGATTTGGCTGACAAGTACGAGCAGCTCAAGGGTCTTGGTGTAGAGGTATTCTCAGTAAGTACTGATACTCACTTCGTACACAAGGCTTGGCACGACGCTTCTGAGACAATCAGAAAGATCAAGTACACGATGCTTGCTGACCCAACTGGCGTATTGAGCCGTGGCTTCGGTGTATACAAAGAGGATGAAGGTGTGGCTTACCGTGGTACATTCCTCGTAAACCCAGAGGGTCTCGTTAAGATTGCTGAAATCCAGGACAACAGCATCGGTCGTAACGCTGATGAGCTCGTTCGTAAGGTTGAGGCTGCTTTGTTTGTTGCTTCTCACGATGGCGAGGTTTGCCCAGCTAAGTGGAAGAAGGGTGGCGAAACATTGAAGCCAAGCATCGACCTCGTAGGTAAGCTCTAA